The Arachis hypogaea cultivar Tifrunner chromosome 19, arahy.Tifrunner.gnm2.J5K5, whole genome shotgun sequence genome has a window encoding:
- the LOC112779506 gene encoding WAT1-related protein At5g07050 isoform X1, translated as MEHKKSCLLSVCKEFKPHILMFLAQVGCALVYFITEASFNHGMSPFLYVTYRYFVAALVMFPFAYFLERKQRPKLTFALFMEIFVLSLVGISVPINMYFASLQYTSPTLVASMFNIVASLTFIIAVALRYEALDIGDPHGIAKVIGTLISLGGVMTMTLYKGPPMRNLWGPLIHIQGKNGGTEENWLKGSLLAVTSCVSLSVWYIMQASTLKRYPAQLSLTSWMCFVGAVQSAVFTAIVQHDPSAWFIGFNIDLWSTLYGGIVVSGLVIYVQLWCTEKKGPVFVTMTTPLCTVLVAILAYFVFGEKLYLGSIIGACFVIVGLYLLLWGKEGDQQVHTITNDTSKCNGEDPVELCKI; from the exons AAAATCATGTCTCTTGAGTGTGTGCAAAGAATTCAAGCCACACATTCTCATGTTCTTGGCCCAGGTGGGTTGTGCCTTGGTATATTTCATCACTGAAGCTTCCTTCAATCATGGGATGAGTCCTTTTCTATATGTTACTTATCGCTATTTTGTGGCTGCTCTTGTCATGTTCCCCTTTGCATATTTTCTCGAGAG AAAACAACGACCAAAGCTCACATTTGCTTTGTTCATGgaaatttttgtgctttccttggtTGG GATCAGTGTGCCAATCAACATGTATTTTGCAAGCTTGCAATACACTTCTCCAACCCTAGTTGCTTCCATGTTCAACATCGTAGCTTCCCTTACCTTCATTATTGCTGTAGCACTCag GTACGAAGCTCTTGATATTGGAGACCCTCACGGAATAGCAAAAGTTATAGGGACATTGATATCCTTAGGAGGTGTAATGACGATGACACTGTACAAAGGACCACCGATGAGGAATTTGTGGGGTCCACTAATCCATATTCAAGGGAAAAATGGTGGCACCGAAGAGAACTGGTTAAAGGGTTCACTTCTTGCAGTTACAAGTTGTGTTTCATTATCTGTCTGGTATATTATGCAG GCATCCACTTTGAAAAGGTACCCAGCTCAACTGTCGCTAACTTCGTGGATGTGCTTTGTTGGAGCAGTGCAATCAGCTGTTTTCACAGCAATTGTACAACATGATCCTTCAGCATGGTTCATCGGCTTCAACATCGATTTGTGGTCCACGTTATATGGA GGAATTGTGGTGTCTGGATTGGTCATATATGTTCAGCTATGGTGCACTGAGAAAAAAGGGCCAGTCTTTGTCACAATGACTACCCCACTTTGTACCGTGCTTGTGGCAATTCTAGCATACTTCGTCTTTGGTGAGAAACTTTATTTGGGCAG CATCATTGGCGCATGTTTTGTCATCGTTGGTCTGTATTTGCTGTTGTGGGGTAAAGAAGGTGACCAACAAGTTCACACTATCACCAACGATACATCAAAGTGCAACGGTGAAGACCCAGTAGAATTATGCAAAATTTGA
- the LOC112779506 gene encoding WAT1-related protein At5g07050 isoform X2: MEHKKSCLLSVCKEFKPHILMFLAQVGCALVYFITEASFNHGMSPFLYVTYRYFVAALVMFPFAYFLERKQRPKLTFALFMEIFVLSLVGISVPINMYFASLQYTSPTLVASMFNIVASLTFIIAVALRYEALDIGDPHGIAKVIGTLISLGGVMTMTLYKGPPMRNLWGPLIHIQGKNGGTEENWLKGSLLAVTSCVSLSVWYIMQASTLKRYPAQLSLTSWMCFVGAVQSAVFTAIVQHDPSAWFIGFNIDLWSTLYGGIVVSGLVIYVQLWCTEKKGPVFVTMTTPLCTVLVAILAYFVFASLAHVLSSLVCICCCGVKKVTNKFTLSPTIHQSATVKTQ; the protein is encoded by the exons AAAATCATGTCTCTTGAGTGTGTGCAAAGAATTCAAGCCACACATTCTCATGTTCTTGGCCCAGGTGGGTTGTGCCTTGGTATATTTCATCACTGAAGCTTCCTTCAATCATGGGATGAGTCCTTTTCTATATGTTACTTATCGCTATTTTGTGGCTGCTCTTGTCATGTTCCCCTTTGCATATTTTCTCGAGAG AAAACAACGACCAAAGCTCACATTTGCTTTGTTCATGgaaatttttgtgctttccttggtTGG GATCAGTGTGCCAATCAACATGTATTTTGCAAGCTTGCAATACACTTCTCCAACCCTAGTTGCTTCCATGTTCAACATCGTAGCTTCCCTTACCTTCATTATTGCTGTAGCACTCag GTACGAAGCTCTTGATATTGGAGACCCTCACGGAATAGCAAAAGTTATAGGGACATTGATATCCTTAGGAGGTGTAATGACGATGACACTGTACAAAGGACCACCGATGAGGAATTTGTGGGGTCCACTAATCCATATTCAAGGGAAAAATGGTGGCACCGAAGAGAACTGGTTAAAGGGTTCACTTCTTGCAGTTACAAGTTGTGTTTCATTATCTGTCTGGTATATTATGCAG GCATCCACTTTGAAAAGGTACCCAGCTCAACTGTCGCTAACTTCGTGGATGTGCTTTGTTGGAGCAGTGCAATCAGCTGTTTTCACAGCAATTGTACAACATGATCCTTCAGCATGGTTCATCGGCTTCAACATCGATTTGTGGTCCACGTTATATGGA GGAATTGTGGTGTCTGGATTGGTCATATATGTTCAGCTATGGTGCACTGAGAAAAAAGGGCCAGTCTTTGTCACAATGACTACCCCACTTTGTACCGTGCTTGTGGCAATTCTAGCATACTTCGTCTTTG CATCATTGGCGCATGTTTTGTCATCGTTGGTCTGTATTTGCTGTTGTGGGGTAAAGAAGGTGACCAACAAGTTCACACTATCACCAACGATACATCAAAGTGCAACGGTGAAGACCCAGTAG
- the LOC112779506 gene encoding WAT1-related protein At5g07050 isoform X3 gives MEHKKSCLLSVCKEFKPHILMFLAQVGCALVYFITEASFNHGMSPFLYVTYRYFVAALVMFPFAYFLERKQRPKLTFALFMEIFVLSLVGISVPINMYFASLQYTSPTLVASMFNIVASLTFIIAVALRYEALDIGDPHGIAKVIGTLISLGGVMTMTLYKGPPMRNLWGPLIHIQGKNGGTEENWLKGSLLAVTSCVSLSVWYIMQASTLKRYPAQLSLTSWMCFVGAVQSAVFTAIVQHDPSAWFIGFNIDLWSTLYGGIVVSGLVIYVQLWCTEKKGPVFVTMTTPLCTVLVAILAYFVFGEKLYLGRR, from the exons AAAATCATGTCTCTTGAGTGTGTGCAAAGAATTCAAGCCACACATTCTCATGTTCTTGGCCCAGGTGGGTTGTGCCTTGGTATATTTCATCACTGAAGCTTCCTTCAATCATGGGATGAGTCCTTTTCTATATGTTACTTATCGCTATTTTGTGGCTGCTCTTGTCATGTTCCCCTTTGCATATTTTCTCGAGAG AAAACAACGACCAAAGCTCACATTTGCTTTGTTCATGgaaatttttgtgctttccttggtTGG GATCAGTGTGCCAATCAACATGTATTTTGCAAGCTTGCAATACACTTCTCCAACCCTAGTTGCTTCCATGTTCAACATCGTAGCTTCCCTTACCTTCATTATTGCTGTAGCACTCag GTACGAAGCTCTTGATATTGGAGACCCTCACGGAATAGCAAAAGTTATAGGGACATTGATATCCTTAGGAGGTGTAATGACGATGACACTGTACAAAGGACCACCGATGAGGAATTTGTGGGGTCCACTAATCCATATTCAAGGGAAAAATGGTGGCACCGAAGAGAACTGGTTAAAGGGTTCACTTCTTGCAGTTACAAGTTGTGTTTCATTATCTGTCTGGTATATTATGCAG GCATCCACTTTGAAAAGGTACCCAGCTCAACTGTCGCTAACTTCGTGGATGTGCTTTGTTGGAGCAGTGCAATCAGCTGTTTTCACAGCAATTGTACAACATGATCCTTCAGCATGGTTCATCGGCTTCAACATCGATTTGTGGTCCACGTTATATGGA GGAATTGTGGTGTCTGGATTGGTCATATATGTTCAGCTATGGTGCACTGAGAAAAAAGGGCCAGTCTTTGTCACAATGACTACCCCACTTTGTACCGTGCTTGTGGCAATTCTAGCATACTTCGTCTTTGGTGAGAAACTTTATTTGGGCAG AAGGTGA